One segment of Haloplanus natans DSM 17983 DNA contains the following:
- the uvrA gene encoding excinuclease ABC subunit UvrA codes for MSKDYIEVRGAEEHNLKDLDVRIPREEFSVVTGLSGSGKSSLAFETVYAEGQRRYIESLSAYARNFLGQMDKPQVEAVEGLSPAISIDQKNAANNPRSTVGTVTELHDYLRLLYARVGTPHCPECGRVVGEQSASQMVRRLLDLPDGTKAKLCAPVVRDQKGAFEDRFDDLVSEGYSRVEVDGEPYDLTMDRPDLDENYDHTVDVVVDRVKIDPEARSRLTDSVETALAEAGGVLKVILPDPPEGIELGGATARSTGDLAAVDEGDGNGDGDADEGSDRLVVEFSEALACTHCGIDIPEIETRSFSFNSPHGACPECEGIGNAKEVDPDLVVEDEGKPLKNVFEPWSYNRSYYRRQLDSMARHFGVSVDTPFEELDDEVQDAFLFGTDEDVLFEWTTKNGVRRKEQPFEGVVGNLERRHVETDSDNTRDHIEEFMAVTTCPECEGTRLKPASRAVLVDGTAITEVNHMSIADALDHFEGLESALTDRERTIAEEILKEIRARLGFMQEVGLDYLTLDREAATLSGGESQRIRLATQVGSGLVGVLYVLDEPSIGLHQRDNDRLLDTLEGLRDLGNTLLVVEHDEETMRRADNVIDMGPGPGKRGGEVVVQGDFETVVDADDSITGDYLAGRREIPVPEERRDPGDGALTIRGARQHNLDDVDVSLPIGQFIAITGVSGSGKSTLMHDVLYKGLAREMNDNTSVDPGEHDTIEGHDAIETVRLIDQSPIGRTPRSNPATYTGVFDHVRELFAETKLATQRGYEKGRFSFNVKGGRCEECGGQGTVKIEMNFLSDVYVPCEECGGARYNDETLDVTYKGATIADVLDMEIDEALDFFEANPGIRRRLELLQDVGLGYMQLGQPSTTLSGGEAQRVKLAEELGKKDAGETLYLLDEPTTGLHSEDERKLIEVLHRLADAGNTVVVIEHELDLVKNADHVIDLGPEGGEGGGEVVATGTPEEIAQRDDSHTGRYLRDLLPDVDLSGPRSDRRKPAKAASDD; via the coding sequence TCGTCGCTCGCCTTCGAGACGGTGTACGCCGAGGGCCAGCGCCGCTACATCGAATCGCTCTCCGCGTACGCCCGCAACTTCCTCGGGCAGATGGACAAGCCACAGGTCGAAGCCGTCGAGGGGCTCTCGCCCGCCATCTCCATCGACCAGAAAAACGCCGCCAACAACCCCCGGTCGACGGTCGGGACCGTCACCGAACTCCACGACTACCTGCGCCTGCTGTACGCCCGCGTCGGTACCCCACACTGTCCGGAGTGCGGACGGGTTGTCGGCGAACAGAGCGCGAGTCAGATGGTTCGGCGCCTCCTCGACCTCCCCGACGGGACGAAGGCCAAACTCTGTGCCCCGGTCGTCCGCGACCAGAAAGGCGCCTTCGAGGATCGCTTCGACGACCTGGTGAGCGAGGGGTACAGCCGCGTCGAAGTCGACGGCGAGCCCTACGACCTCACGATGGACCGGCCCGACCTGGACGAGAACTACGACCACACGGTCGACGTGGTGGTCGACCGGGTGAAAATCGATCCCGAGGCCCGGTCACGCCTCACGGATTCGGTGGAGACGGCGCTCGCCGAGGCGGGCGGCGTCCTGAAGGTGATCCTTCCCGACCCGCCCGAGGGTATCGAACTCGGCGGGGCAACGGCGCGGTCGACGGGGGATCTGGCCGCCGTGGACGAGGGGGACGGCAACGGCGACGGCGACGCCGACGAGGGCTCCGACCGCCTCGTCGTCGAGTTCTCCGAGGCCCTGGCCTGCACCCACTGTGGCATCGACATCCCCGAAATCGAGACGCGGAGCTTCTCTTTCAACAGCCCCCACGGCGCCTGCCCCGAGTGTGAGGGCATCGGCAACGCGAAGGAAGTCGATCCGGATCTCGTCGTCGAAGACGAGGGGAAACCGCTGAAAAACGTCTTCGAGCCGTGGAGCTACAACCGGTCGTACTACCGCCGACAGCTCGACTCGATGGCCCGACACTTCGGCGTCTCCGTCGACACGCCGTTCGAGGAGTTAGACGACGAGGTGCAGGACGCCTTCCTCTTTGGCACCGACGAGGACGTACTCTTCGAGTGGACGACCAAAAACGGCGTCCGCCGGAAGGAACAGCCCTTCGAGGGCGTGGTCGGCAACCTCGAACGCCGGCACGTCGAGACGGATTCGGACAACACCCGCGACCACATCGAGGAGTTCATGGCCGTCACCACCTGCCCCGAGTGTGAGGGCACGCGCCTCAAACCCGCCTCGCGGGCCGTCCTCGTCGACGGCACGGCCATCACCGAGGTGAACCACATGTCCATCGCGGACGCTCTCGACCACTTCGAGGGGCTGGAGTCCGCGCTCACCGACCGCGAACGCACCATCGCCGAGGAGATTCTGAAGGAGATTCGCGCCCGTCTCGGCTTCATGCAGGAGGTGGGGCTGGACTACCTCACGCTCGACCGCGAGGCGGCGACCCTTTCGGGGGGCGAGTCCCAGCGCATCCGCCTCGCCACGCAGGTCGGCTCCGGCCTCGTCGGCGTCCTCTACGTCCTCGACGAACCCTCGATCGGCCTCCACCAGCGCGACAACGACCGCCTGCTCGACACCCTCGAAGGCCTGCGTGATCTGGGCAACACGCTCCTCGTCGTCGAACACGACGAGGAGACGATGCGCCGCGCCGACAACGTGATCGACATGGGGCCCGGGCCGGGAAAACGGGGCGGCGAGGTGGTCGTCCAGGGCGACTTCGAGACGGTGGTCGACGCCGACGACTCCATCACCGGCGACTACCTCGCCGGCCGCCGCGAGATACCGGTGCCCGAGGAGCGACGCGACCCCGGCGACGGCGCGCTCACGATCCGTGGCGCCCGCCAGCACAACCTCGACGACGTGGACGTCTCCCTCCCGATCGGCCAGTTTATCGCCATCACCGGCGTCTCCGGCTCCGGGAAGTCCACCCTGATGCACGACGTGCTCTACAAGGGGCTCGCCCGCGAGATGAACGACAACACCTCGGTCGACCCCGGCGAGCACGACACCATCGAGGGGCACGACGCCATCGAGACCGTCCGCCTCATCGACCAGTCGCCCATCGGGCGCACCCCTCGCTCCAATCCCGCGACCTACACCGGCGTCTTCGACCACGTGCGCGAACTCTTCGCCGAGACCAAGCTGGCGACCCAGCGCGGCTACGAGAAAGGTCGCTTCTCGTTTAATGTCAAGGGGGGTCGCTGCGAGGAGTGCGGGGGGCAAGGGACCGTAAAGATCGAGATGAACTTCCTCTCGGACGTGTACGTCCCCTGCGAGGAGTGTGGGGGTGCCCGCTACAACGACGAGACCCTCGATGTGACCTACAAGGGCGCGACCATCGCGGACGTGTTGGATATGGAAATCGACGAGGCCCTCGACTTCTTCGAGGCAAATCCCGGCATCCGCCGGCGTCTCGAACTCCTGCAGGACGTTGGGCTGGGCTATATGCAGCTCGGCCAGCCCTCGACGACGCTCTCGGGCGGCGAGGCCCAGCGCGTCAAACTCGCGGAGGAACTGGGGAAGAAAGACGCCGGCGAGACGCTCTACCTGCTCGATGAACCCACCACCGGCCTGCACTCCGAGGACGAACGCAAGCTGATCGAGGTGCTCCACCGCCTCGCCGACGCCGGCAACACGGTCGTGGTGATCGAGCACGAACTCGACCTGGTGAAAAACGCCGACCACGTGATCGACCTCGGCCCCGAGGGCGGCGAGGGCGGCGGCGAGGTGGTGGCGACGGGGACGCCCGAGGAGATCGCACAGCGGGACGACTCCCACACCGGGCGGTATCTCCGTGATCTGTTGCCGGACGTGGATCTGTCGGGGCCGCGGTCCGATCGGCGGAAGCCGGCGAAGGCCGCGAGCGACGACTAG
- a CDS encoding serine hydrolase has product MPSTFDADPAGRVRRVFERHATVGFHHGAQLSVYDGDDLVLDLATGTVGPDGPATTPDRRHVLFSCTKPYAGVCLHRLVERGHLDYDDPVRDHETEHGQRACDTVGCNCFKTFATQGGERHD; this is encoded by the coding sequence ATGCCATCGACGTTCGACGCCGATCCGGCGGGACGGGTGCGGCGGGTGTTCGAGCGCCACGCGACGGTGGGGTTCCACCACGGCGCGCAGTTGTCGGTGTACGACGGGGACGACCTCGTCCTCGACCTGGCGACGGGCACCGTCGGCCCGGACGGCCCGGCGACGACGCCCGACCGCCGGCACGTGCTCTTCTCGTGTACCAAACCCTACGCCGGCGTCTGTCTGCACCGACTCGTCGAGCGCGGTCACCTCGATTACGACGACCCGGTTCGGGATCACGAGACGGAACACGGCCAGCGGGCGTGTGATACTGTCGGCTGTAACTGTTTCAAGACATTCGCCACCCAGGGTGGCGAACGTCATGATTGA